DNA sequence from the Raineyella sp. LH-20 genome:
TGAGCCTTCTCGCATCGTTCGTGCTGTCGGCCGACGCAGTCAGGCTGGCCGCCGATCCGCACGTCGCATTGTCGTGCAACATCAACGCGACCATCAGCTGCGGCACCGTCGGGACGTCGTGGCAAGCCAGCCTCTTCGGCTTCCCGAACGCGTTCCTGGGCCTGATCGCCGAGCCCGTGGTGATCACCCTCGCCGTGGCCGGCCTCGCCGGCGTACGGTTCCCGCGCGGCTTCATGCTCGCGGCCCAGGTCGTGTACCTGCTCGGCTTCCTCTTCGCCTACTGGCTGTTCTTCGAAGCGGTCTTCGACATCGGGGCACTGTGCCCATGGTGTCTGCTGGTCACCCTCTCGACGACGGGGGTGTTCGCCTCGATGACGAGACTCAACATTCTGGACAACAGCCTCTACCTGCCGACCCGCGTCCAGGCAAGGCTCCTCCGCGGGCTGCGCTGGGGTCTGGACCGGCTCATCGTCGGGCTGTGGCTCGTCGCCCTGGTGATCGTCATCGTCGTCCACTACGGGGCCGCACTCGTCGCGTAATACCCGGACCAGCATCGTGGGCGGCGTCGGGAACGGCGCCGCCCACCCGCGAACCGGTCATGCCGGACACCGAGACCGAGGTGCCGGGCACCGAGGCTGAGGTGCCGGGCACTGAGACCGAGGTGCCGGAGGCCGACGCTGCGGTGCCGGACACCGATGTTGCCGTGCCGGACACCGAACGGACATCGGCCTCGACTCCCGAGGGAGTCGAGGCCGATCGTTCCGCGTCGTTGCGCGGATCTGGTACACCGCCAGGGACTTGAACCCTGAACCCGCTGATTAAGAGTCAGCTGCTCTGCCAGTTGAGCTAGCGGTGCAGGCGACTGGAAACTCTAGCAGCCCACCCGGCCCACACCAAATCGCCGGTCAGAGGTCCACATCGCCGGTCAGAGGTACAGACCGGTGGCGGCCACATCGCCCTCCTCGGCGCTCACCGCGTGCAAGTCGCGCTCCCGGAGCAGGATGTAGTCGCGACCCTTGAGCTCGACCTCGGCACGGTCCTCGGGATCGTAGAGCACCCGGTCACCGACCTTGACGGAGCGTACGTTCGGGCCCGAGGCGACGACCGCCGCCCAGCTGAGCCGCTTGCCGATCGCGACGGTCGCCGGGATGACGATGCCACCGCCGGAGCGCCGCTCCCCCGCCTCACCCTCGGTGGACACCAGCACCCGGTCGTGCAGCATCCGGATCGGCAGGCCGCGCTCGACGGCTCCACCGACCGCCCCGGACATGGTCTCGGACGTGTTGTCGGGCAACGTGTCAGGCCTTCTTCACGGTGGTCGCGGCGGGTCCGGCGGTGAGCGCGGCAGCCTGCTTGCGGGCGACCCGCAGCGCCTTGCGCTTCTGGCCGCCGCGGACGATGCCGCGCAGCGTGGCGACGGTGACCAGGACACCCACCGCCGCACCGGCGATCATGGTCACCCGGTCGATGCGTACGCCGTTGTCGTCGACGAACTGACCCTTGACAGCCTTGACCTGGGCATCGGCGAAGGCCTTCGCCTGGTCGATCGTCTGGTTCTTGATGGTCGTCGGGTGCACTTCCTTGGCCAGCTGCTCGATGGAGGCCTCCAACCGGGCGCGGGCCTCGGCGATCTCCGCCTTGATCTGCGACTCGGTGCGGGGGTACAGGCGCTCGCGGGTCTCGGTGGCCACTGTGACACTCCTCAGTCGGTGATGGGTGCGTACGCGCATCAGAAGCCCGCGAGGGCGCCCCGGCACCGCGTACGGCCGAACGGGGACAGCCTATTGCAGCCCGGGTGCCACCACTACCACTGCAGACGATCCCGGGCACCACCGGGCGCGGGTCCGCCGTACGGCACCCCTGCCGACGCTCTCCCGCCGATCCGCGCCACACGGACCCCACGGCGCCGTCGACGATCAGCCGCGGATCCGGGCGACCACCGCCTCCCCGAGCGCGGCCAGCGCGTCGGCCAGCCGACTCATCTGGGAGGTGACCGACCGATCCGACTCGGCCTGGGAGGCGATGAACGCGCCGTCGAAGCCGGCGATGCCGAAGTAGTCCAGCTCATCAGCCACGGCCCGGGCGACGGTGGGCCCCTCCGCGGCGAAGGCGGAGCGGATCATCTCGTTCATGTACGCCCGGCCCTCGGCCCGGACGTCATGAATGATGTCGGCCACCTCAGCCTCGACCGCCTCACTGCTGAGGATCAGCAGCATGTGCAGCCGCAGGAAGTCCGGGTTGGCGGCGAAGACCTCTCCGGTGCGCTGCAGGTACCAGGCCAGCCGGTCCCGCGGCTCGCCCCCCTCGGGGGGCTCCGCGTGGGCCGTACGCATCCCGTCGAAGAAGCCCTGGGCGCCACGGGCCATCACTGCCGAGAGCAGGCCGCCCTTCGAGTGGAAGTGGTGGTAGATGGCGCTTTTCGGCACACCCGCCTCCGCGACCAGCGCGGAGATCGACGCACCGGCGTAGCCGCGTGCCGCCATCACCCGCGAGGCCGCGTCGAGGATCTCCTCCCGCGAGCGTTCACCGCGCCGATTCCCGGCGTGTCCGTTGTTCACCGGGCGAGCATAGGCCTTCCCGGTGCCCCACGGGCGTGCGTCACACCGTCGAACACAGGGGTTGACGAGACGGTCGCCACATGTGACCTTAGTCACTATTGAACGGAACGTTCGGTCCAAAACTGGTCCGGACATCACCTCGATGGGGAGCACATGACACAGCGGTACGACAACGACGTCGCCGTCATCGGCTACGGGCCGACCGGCCTCGTCGGCGCGCTCACGGCGGCCACCAAGGGCGCCGGCGTCGTCGCGTTCGAGCGCGACAAGGACATCTACAGCCGGGCCCGGGCCGTCACGGTCAACGACTGGACGATGCGGATCTTCCAGGATCTCGGCATCGACGAACGGATCGAGAAGGTCATCGAGCCGCAGCGCGCACTGCGCTGGGTGACGTACGACGGCCAGGAGGTCATGC
Encoded proteins:
- a CDS encoding vitamin K epoxide reductase family protein, encoding MSETRTDEPISRAEIRRAEPGRQVLFVTMLVSAALSLLASFVLSADAVRLAADPHVALSCNINATISCGTVGTSWQASLFGFPNAFLGLIAEPVVITLAVAGLAGVRFPRGFMLAAQVVYLLGFLFAYWLFFEAVFDIGALCPWCLLVTLSTTGVFASMTRLNILDNSLYLPTRVQARLLRGLRWGLDRLIVGLWLVALVIVIVVHYGAALVA
- a CDS encoding co-chaperone GroES produces the protein MSGAVGGAVERGLPIRMLHDRVLVSTEGEAGERRSGGGIVIPATVAIGKRLSWAAVVASGPNVRSVKVGDRVLYDPEDRAEVELKGRDYILLRERDLHAVSAEEGDVAATGLYL
- a CDS encoding DUF3618 domain-containing protein, whose translation is MATETRERLYPRTESQIKAEIAEARARLEASIEQLAKEVHPTTIKNQTIDQAKAFADAQVKAVKGQFVDDNGVRIDRVTMIAGAAVGVLVTVATLRGIVRGGQKRKALRVARKQAAALTAGPAATTVKKA
- a CDS encoding TetR/AcrR family transcriptional regulator; translated protein: MNNGHAGNRRGERSREEILDAASRVMAARGYAGASISALVAEAGVPKSAIYHHFHSKGGLLSAVMARGAQGFFDGMRTAHAEPPEGGEPRDRLAWYLQRTGEVFAANPDFLRLHMLLILSSEAVEAEVADIIHDVRAEGRAYMNEMIRSAFAAEGPTVARAVADELDYFGIAGFDGAFIASQAESDRSVTSQMSRLADALAALGEAVVARIRG